A region of the Oceaniferula marina genome:
GAAAGTGAGGCGTGCCACCTGGGGCGATATCGAATCCAGCTACCGGCGTGGGTCCACCTGGAACAACCGCTTCCGTGAGGCCGTCTCCGGCCTCAAAACCGTCTATTCCGAAGAAGCGGACGCCCCTATTCCCAACGCTCTGATGATTTCACCTGTCAAACCTCTCCCTCCCGGAGATGACTGGAGGCTGAACCTGTCCGAACAACTCACCAACGAAGCCAACAACGCCGTTCATCTTGGAGGCCACAATGTCTGGATTGGTGACATCGAACCTTTTGAACTGGAAAACGCAAAGGCATTCGTCGAAGCCAACAAATCACGCCAAATCCACCTCAGCTTCAACACCCCACCAAATAAAAATCTTACCCAGGAGCAACTCGCCAGCTTGATCTCGGTCAAACCCAAACTCGAGGAAGCTAAGTACACGGTTAAGGGCGACATGGTCATCGTTGAAGGAAAACTCAGAAAATCCAACAATTGGAACGTCAGCGTCAACCCGGCCATGCTGGCCATGAATGGCTTGATGATCAACAAAGCCACCAGTCATAAACTCAAATTCCTGCCCGTCGCAACCGGGCTTGCTCTACCGGCATTCGATTCCGCCCAATATGCACACGGTAGCCGCCTCTACGGAATCGAAACCGTCAATCTGGAATCCCTCCGGGTCCGGGTAAAGCTGCTCGAAGCAGACAAAGCAGTGCGCACCATGCAAGGATACCGCCACTACAAAGGCAGCGGCCATAACAACCACGATATTTCACCTACCCACCCGATGCCCTACTCCCTTGTCGACGGAAAAACGGTCTATGACCGAACCATCCATCTCGACAACCCTCTGGACACTTCCAAAGATGTCACTCTGGACTGGAACGCCATCCTGCCACAAAACACCCTGACCAGCACCTTTTTCATTTCCGTCGAAGGAACGGCCAAAGAACACTCCCGAGGTGGCAATCGTATCGCCCAATCGTTCATTCAGCTAACAGACATCGGACTTTGTTGGAAAATCAATGAGCAACAAGCGATGATGTATGCCTTTTCCTGCAAGACAGGCAAACCATTGCCCAACGTCCAACTCCAGGTCTTCAACGAAGACGCCGAAGCCGCAGGCTCTACAAAAACGGACAAACACGGGATTGCGCGTCTACCTCGCCAGGATGCCGCCCGCCACCTCCGGGCAAGTCTCGGAAACGACAGTTACATCGTCCCCTTTGACAACACCCTCGACACGGTGTCCCTCTGGCGGTTCCCGGTTGATATCGAATGGAACCACCTCTCCGGCTGGAAACGAAACGTGATGATGTTCACCGACCGAAACCTCTACCGCCCCGGTGAAACCGTTCAGCTCAAGGGAATCGTTCGACAGTTCCTCGATAACCAAATCAAAAAGTCGGCAGACAAGACGGCCCAACTGGTGATCACCGACAGCAAGCGCCGGGTGCTCATGGACCAAGAAATCACCTTCTCAGACCAGGGGAGCTTCGACTTCACACTCAAACTGCCCGCCGAAACAGTCGGCAGATTCCGAGCCACGCTCACCTTCCCCGAAGACCCATCCCAGGCGGATGAAGACAGCTGGATCGTCAACCAATACCGGATATTCAACCACAACTTCCAGGTGCAGGAATTTCGGCGCAATGCCTTCGAAGTCACATCCAACATCCCGCCTGCAGCCCCCGGAGCCCGCAATATCGAAATGAATCTGGAAGCCCATTACTACCAAGGGCAACCAGTGAAAGAAGGCCTCGTGGAATGGTCGCTCAGCGCAACCCAAAGCGGATTCTATCCAAACAAGTTCCGTGACTTTTACTTTGGGGACCACCGCAGCTACGACCCCTACTACTGGAGCCACTACTTCGGATATGGCAACGGCTACGGACGACGCCAAAGAACCAACCACAACGGCGAAGCCAAACTCGACACCCACGGTAAGTCAAAGCTCAGTTTTGAACTACCCGAACTCACTTTCCCTACCGCGCTCGCTGTCGACATCCACGCTGAAGTCACGGATGCACGCGATCAGACACTCAGCAAATCCAGCCGCACCACCGTGCACCCCGCTAACACTTACGTTGGTATCTCCCGGGTCGACCGCTTGGTTCGGGTGGGGCAAAACCCAAACCTGGAGCTCATTGCCGTGGATACCCAGGGAGAACAACGCACCGAGGATATTAGCATCACGGCGATCATCGAAAGAGAATACTACGAACCCGTCAAAGTGCGTTCGGCAGATGGCCGGGCTAGTGTTAAAAACACCAAACACACCGAACAAGTAAGTGAGCAGCAACTGACGATCCCCGCCAACCAAGCGCTCATTCTCCCCTTTACTCCGGAAAAAGCCGGTCGCCATATCATTACCCTGAAGGGCACCGATAACGAAGGACATGCCTATGCCACGGCAAGCAAACTCTACGTCTACGGAGCCAAAGAGTATCCATGGGCATCCGAGGACGGAATGAAAATCAAACTGGTCCCGGAAAAACAACAATACCAACCAAATGACACAGCTCGTATTTTGGTCATGACCCCGATCGAAGGAACCGCTCTGGTCACCGTGGAACGATCTAATGTGATCCGCGAATACCGTCGTGAGCTGAAAGCGGATGCCCCGGTCATTGAAATCCCACTCAGCGACATGGATGCCCCCAACGCCTATGTCTCGGTTATGGTCATTCGCGGAGCGGACGCCAGCCCGAGAAAACACAAAGAACCGGTTCTCAAACTTGGTTACTGCACACTGAATGTCAAAAATGTCAAAGATCGTCTGGCGGTGAACCTTGAGGTCGCAGGCAGCCAGCATCGACCCGGTGAGTCCACCACGCTTCAAGGTTCCGTGACCTTTGCCGACGGATCCCCCGCAGCCAATGCCGAAGTCACCCTCTACGCAGAAGATGAAGGCACACTCGCGGTGATGGGGTACCGCAACCCCGACCCCATGAGCAATTTCCATGCACCTCGTCCACTTCTGGTCCAGTGTGGCTCCTCCTTCTCGACCTTCATCGCCGAGAACCCGGACGACCGCTATTTCGGAAACAAGGGCTTTACCATCGGTGGTGGTGGCGACGCCTTTGGCGCCGGAGGCGGAGTCAAACTAAAAACCCGGACCGACTTCAATCCTTGTGCCGTTTGGCAACCTTCACTCCGGACCGACGGCCAGGGCAAATTCTCCGCAACCTACACCAACCCGGACACCCTGACCCGCTACCGCGTCATTGCCGTAGCCCTGCATGGTGATAATAAATTTGGTTCGGCATCCAGTGATTACACAGTCGACAAGCCTCTCATGCTCGAACCCGCCGCACCCCGCTACGCAAGTGAAGGTGACAGGCTTCAACCCAAGGTGCTGGTTCAAAATAACTCCAAGTTCGAGGGAACCTGGAAAGTTTCCCTGGAAACATCCAGCCTCACACAAAGCCATGGCAATGCGCCGCTAAGCAAAACCATCACCCTGCAACCTGGTGGTGCCGGCACCGTCTATTTTGACGTGCACTTTGTTGAAACCGGTAAAGCCCGCTGGACATGGACGGCATCCCCCGTCCAAATCGCAGGTAAAGACACCCTCGAGCCAGCTCTGGCCACCGACCTATCCGACCGCGCGGAGACTCGCTTTGAAATCACCTATCCCGTTCCTCTGATGCGTCAAATGCGCTTTGTCAGCTTGAACAACGGAAACCAAAACGACCTCCTCAAGGATCTGGATCAAGAACTCCTCAAGGGGCGTGGAAAAATCGAACTCGAGCTCTCAAACTCACTTCTTCTCGAAGCCGGAGGAGCCGTCGATTTCTTACTCCACTACCCTTACGGATGTGTCGAGCAAACATCATCATCCTTGATGCCTTGGTTTGCGGTTCGGGACCTCAAAGGCATCGTCCCCGGATTTAAGGATAAAAATGAAACCGACATTGCCCAAGCCATTCAAGCGGGAGCCGACCGACTCCTCACCATGCAGACCCCGAATGGAGGCCTCGCCTACTGGCCGGGTGGTGACGAACCCACCAAATGGGCCAGCGCCTACGGAGGCATGGCCTTGTTGCTCGCTCGTGAGCATGGCGCCATGGTTCCGCCAAGCGCCATTGAACAACTCACCGATTGGATCAGTGCTTCGCTCAAAGAAGGCCCGGACAAAAAAGCCGACCACCGGTGGAGAAAAACCTGGGACATGGAAACCCGGGCTCGCGCCCTCTACGTTCTGGCACTCGCCGGCAAGACAGAAGCCGCACTCCAAAATAAAATGATCGATCAAGCAGAGCATCTCAACCCGAGTGCCCGATGCTTCCTCGCTCTCGCCATCCATCACTCCGGCGGTGCCCGCGACCAAGCATTGGCATTAATCCAAAACCTCCCCCCCCGCAAGGTGACACGCCACTGGATGCGCTACCACTCCGACGACGCCATGGCGGTACTCGCATGGTCGGAAATCGACCCTACGAATGAGAACACCCACCAAGCGATGCGTAAGCTCATCGACCAACGCAACCCTCGAGGGCACTGGCGCACCACTTGGTGCAACTCCTGGGCACTGCAGGCGATGGCAAGCTACGCCAGAAATGTGGAAAAAAACCAAGCTCCAAGCACCTTGCAGTTGATCGTCGGGAAAGAAACCAAACACATCACACTGGACCAAAAGTCCCCCACGGAATTCATCTCGGTGCCACTCCAGGAAGGGCTGCAAATCATCGCGTCCTCAAATAACAGAAGTTACGCCAGGATCCGGCTTAGCTCCAAACCGGAAATCGCCCCCTCCGGTCCATGGGCACATGATGGTTTGTCGATCACCCGCCGCTATAATCGCCTGCTTCCCGATGGAACCCTCGAGCCAATGACCCAACCCCGGGTCGGTGATTTGATTCAAGTCAACCTCGACATCACCTTCTCATCTGCCCTCGACTACGTCGTCATCGAAGACCGTATCCCTGCGCTCTTTGAGGCCGTCAACAATCAGTTCGAAAGCCAACGTTCGCGTTTCAGCACCAATACCGACCATTCGTGGAAAATCACCCACAAGGAACTTCGCTCGGATCGTGCCGTCTTCTTCTTTGACCGTTCATGGGGAGGAAGCAAACGCACGCTCTCCTACCTGGCCCGGGTGACTTCCGCCGGAACCGCGGTAGCCCCGAGCGCCAAGGTGGAAGCCATGTATGATCCCGAACAGCTGGCACTCAGCAAAAGCCAAACCCTCACCACCCTGAAAAAAGGAAGCATGGCCGACCAATAAGCCATCCTCCCATTCCGAGGTTTCATGCAACGCCCCTCCGCCATACGCCTCCCCCAATGGCTGCGAACCAAACCCAAGCACTTGCGCCGCAAGTGCCTTTGGGCTGGAGGGATCGCACTCTCCCTGGCTTTTTCAAGCTACTACCTCCTGCCCTTTGCCTTCCCCATCCCTGAAAAAATAGCCTCTGGCCCTGGAGACTCCGTCTTGCTGTTAGACCACAATGGCAAGGAACTTGCGCATTGGGTTCGGCCCGATTACTACCGACATCGAACCATCGACCTGGATCTCGTCCCTGAGGATTTGATCCAAGCCACCCTTGCCGCCGAAGATAAGCGTTTCTACCAACACGGCGGGATGGATTTCCGGGCCACGGCCCGAGCGATCCGCGACTCCATTGACCAAAAACGTTTTGTTTCCGGAGCTTCCACCATTACACAGCAGACGGTCAAAATTTGCTCGCAACGAGCGAGCCGAACCATCCCAACAAAAATCCGGGAATGCCTAACGGCCAGACATGTCGAAATGACCCATGGCAAGGGAGAAATCCTTTCCGCATATTTCAACCACCTCGATTACGGCAACCGCTCCCAAGGGCCGTTACAAGCGGCCCGGCATTACTTCGGCAAACCGCTGAGCCAGCTTTCCCTCGCCGAGTGCGCCTTGCTCGCCGGCCTCCCGCAAGCTCCGAGCCGACTCAACCCACGGCGCAACCCGGAAGCTGCAGTCAAACGCCGCAACTGGATCCTCGATCGTATGCGCATCGTCTATAAGCTACCCGAAGACCGTATCGAACGAGCCAAAGCCGAGCCCCTGCAACTCCAACAACGAGGCCCGACCAATCGAGCTCCGCATCTAGCAGGCCTTTTACGCCGCAACAGCAAACGCCAGGATTTGCACACCACCCTGTCCGCCGAACTGCAGCGGGATCTCACCGCCATCGCCCGACAACAAATTCAGGTCCTACGTGACAAGCACATCCAACATGCTGCGATCGTCGTCTTACACAATCAGACCGGAAACGTTCTCGCCCATGTAGGAACGCCGAATTTCCATCTCTCGAATGCTGGTCAAATCGATGCCACCCGGATTGCGCGCTCGCCGGGATCTGCCCTCAAACCCTTCACTTACCTCCTCGCCTTTGAACAAGCGGGGATGACCCCCGCCACCATCATCCCGGACATCCCCACCAGCTTTGCCGACGTCCGCGGAGAGAAATCATTCGTCAATTACAACCGACTCTACCGTGGGCCCGTCACCATCCACCACGCACTGGCCAGCTCCCTGAATATTCCCGCAGTCAGAGCGCTCAATGCCGCAGGCGGGCCAGCGCCGATGATCAAACAACTGCAACAATTCGGAGTCACCAGCCTCAAGGAAGACCCCAGACACTATGGGTTGGGACTCACCCTCGGCAGCGGTGAGATCACCCTGATGGAACTCACCAACGCCTACGCCTGCCTCGCCCGCATGGGGAAACATATTCCGATGCGCTTTTTCTCCTCCAGTCAAAGCCAACCCCTCAGCATCGCCAGCAAACCATCCTACTGGATGCTGGCCAACACCCTGAGCAACAACGCCGCACGAACAGCGGCTTTCGGACCGAACTCCCAACTCCGACTCCCCTTTCCATGCGCTGTAAAAACCGGAACCTCGACCGACTTCCGGGACAACTGGTGCCTCGGGTTTACCGCCGACTTCACTGTCGGTGTCTGGGTTGGCAATCTGGACAACACCCCGATGCGAGGCATTTCCGGAGTCACTGGTGCCGGACCGATTTTTCATGCAACGATGCTCCGGCTCCACAACAACCACCCACCGGCATGGTTCGACCAACCATCGGGCATGATCCGTTGCCATATCCACACCTCGACAGGTAAACAGTTTCCGGAAGCCAACGAGCACACCATCGAAATGCTGCTGCCGGCAGACACCCTCCCACTGATGAGCCAACGAGGAGACTTCGATACACATGGAAAAGTCATCCTCGATCAACGTTATTCCGCGTGGCTCACCTCCGAAGGTGATCGCGCACGTTATACCTTATCCTCGGACCTCAACCCACCCGCCTTCCACCATCACCCGCTGCGAATCCTCTCTCCTTCACGCGAGGCAAAGTATCTCCTCGACCCCGATCTCCCCGGAAATGGCAAGAAACTAGCGCTGCGCACTGATTTCCCCGGCAGGGCCATCTGGAGTTCCCCCACGCTGGAAATTTCTACCAAGAACGGCGAAAGCACCGCTATTCTAACTCCAGGGGTCCATCTCATTCACCTCAGAGATCACTCCGGCCGCCAGACCTCACGCTCAATCGAAGTCGAAGAGCTCTAACCAGTATCATCGATCGAATCCGGGCGTTCGATCATCGAGCCGCCCATTTCAGTTCTTCGACAAAGGCTTCCACCCAGGGCTCCAGCGCCCGGCCTAACAAACACCCAACACCCACACAAATCGGATCCGGTTTGGGCTCCACCTTTTTAAT
Encoded here:
- a CDS encoding alpha-2-macroglobulin family protein produces the protein MKSHTTPPRRLGVLLAALATSFACLPVAKAATSLRLSTTQLNPESEIEIIFDRAVVGEPQLQQSSNNALIGIKPKLPGNIVWKAANIARFVPSQAPLMGTEYTFSVLKGQQFLDGKKLPSGKIQTVKSEPFKVSGSSLRSESKSLTRELSYYVYFNDAIDPAKSPALIKFINKEGVTIGSKVRRATWGDIESSYRRGSTWNNRFREAVSGLKTVYSEEADAPIPNALMISPVKPLPPGDDWRLNLSEQLTNEANNAVHLGGHNVWIGDIEPFELENAKAFVEANKSRQIHLSFNTPPNKNLTQEQLASLISVKPKLEEAKYTVKGDMVIVEGKLRKSNNWNVSVNPAMLAMNGLMINKATSHKLKFLPVATGLALPAFDSAQYAHGSRLYGIETVNLESLRVRVKLLEADKAVRTMQGYRHYKGSGHNNHDISPTHPMPYSLVDGKTVYDRTIHLDNPLDTSKDVTLDWNAILPQNTLTSTFFISVEGTAKEHSRGGNRIAQSFIQLTDIGLCWKINEQQAMMYAFSCKTGKPLPNVQLQVFNEDAEAAGSTKTDKHGIARLPRQDAARHLRASLGNDSYIVPFDNTLDTVSLWRFPVDIEWNHLSGWKRNVMMFTDRNLYRPGETVQLKGIVRQFLDNQIKKSADKTAQLVITDSKRRVLMDQEITFSDQGSFDFTLKLPAETVGRFRATLTFPEDPSQADEDSWIVNQYRIFNHNFQVQEFRRNAFEVTSNIPPAAPGARNIEMNLEAHYYQGQPVKEGLVEWSLSATQSGFYPNKFRDFYFGDHRSYDPYYWSHYFGYGNGYGRRQRTNHNGEAKLDTHGKSKLSFELPELTFPTALAVDIHAEVTDARDQTLSKSSRTTVHPANTYVGISRVDRLVRVGQNPNLELIAVDTQGEQRTEDISITAIIEREYYEPVKVRSADGRASVKNTKHTEQVSEQQLTIPANQALILPFTPEKAGRHIITLKGTDNEGHAYATASKLYVYGAKEYPWASEDGMKIKLVPEKQQYQPNDTARILVMTPIEGTALVTVERSNVIREYRRELKADAPVIEIPLSDMDAPNAYVSVMVIRGADASPRKHKEPVLKLGYCTLNVKNVKDRLAVNLEVAGSQHRPGESTTLQGSVTFADGSPAANAEVTLYAEDEGTLAVMGYRNPDPMSNFHAPRPLLVQCGSSFSTFIAENPDDRYFGNKGFTIGGGGDAFGAGGGVKLKTRTDFNPCAVWQPSLRTDGQGKFSATYTNPDTLTRYRVIAVALHGDNKFGSASSDYTVDKPLMLEPAAPRYASEGDRLQPKVLVQNNSKFEGTWKVSLETSSLTQSHGNAPLSKTITLQPGGAGTVYFDVHFVETGKARWTWTASPVQIAGKDTLEPALATDLSDRAETRFEITYPVPLMRQMRFVSLNNGNQNDLLKDLDQELLKGRGKIELELSNSLLLEAGGAVDFLLHYPYGCVEQTSSSLMPWFAVRDLKGIVPGFKDKNETDIAQAIQAGADRLLTMQTPNGGLAYWPGGDEPTKWASAYGGMALLLAREHGAMVPPSAIEQLTDWISASLKEGPDKKADHRWRKTWDMETRARALYVLALAGKTEAALQNKMIDQAEHLNPSARCFLALAIHHSGGARDQALALIQNLPPRKVTRHWMRYHSDDAMAVLAWSEIDPTNENTHQAMRKLIDQRNPRGHWRTTWCNSWALQAMASYARNVEKNQAPSTLQLIVGKETKHITLDQKSPTEFISVPLQEGLQIIASSNNRSYARIRLSSKPEIAPSGPWAHDGLSITRRYNRLLPDGTLEPMTQPRVGDLIQVNLDITFSSALDYVVIEDRIPALFEAVNNQFESQRSRFSTNTDHSWKITHKELRSDRAVFFFDRSWGGSKRTLSYLARVTSAGTAVAPSAKVEAMYDPEQLALSKSQTLTTLKKGSMADQ
- the pbpC gene encoding penicillin-binding protein 1C; its protein translation is MQRPSAIRLPQWLRTKPKHLRRKCLWAGGIALSLAFSSYYLLPFAFPIPEKIASGPGDSVLLLDHNGKELAHWVRPDYYRHRTIDLDLVPEDLIQATLAAEDKRFYQHGGMDFRATARAIRDSIDQKRFVSGASTITQQTVKICSQRASRTIPTKIRECLTARHVEMTHGKGEILSAYFNHLDYGNRSQGPLQAARHYFGKPLSQLSLAECALLAGLPQAPSRLNPRRNPEAAVKRRNWILDRMRIVYKLPEDRIERAKAEPLQLQQRGPTNRAPHLAGLLRRNSKRQDLHTTLSAELQRDLTAIARQQIQVLRDKHIQHAAIVVLHNQTGNVLAHVGTPNFHLSNAGQIDATRIARSPGSALKPFTYLLAFEQAGMTPATIIPDIPTSFADVRGEKSFVNYNRLYRGPVTIHHALASSLNIPAVRALNAAGGPAPMIKQLQQFGVTSLKEDPRHYGLGLTLGSGEITLMELTNAYACLARMGKHIPMRFFSSSQSQPLSIASKPSYWMLANTLSNNAARTAAFGPNSQLRLPFPCAVKTGTSTDFRDNWCLGFTADFTVGVWVGNLDNTPMRGISGVTGAGPIFHATMLRLHNNHPPAWFDQPSGMIRCHIHTSTGKQFPEANEHTIEMLLPADTLPLMSQRGDFDTHGKVILDQRYSAWLTSEGDRARYTLSSDLNPPAFHHHPLRILSPSREAKYLLDPDLPGNGKKLALRTDFPGRAIWSSPTLEISTKNGESTAILTPGVHLIHLRDHSGRQTSRSIEVEEL